A section of the Oryzias latipes chromosome 8, ASM223467v1 genome encodes:
- the LOC101160909 gene encoding uncharacterized protein LOC101160909 — protein sequence MKRGSCRTEGLHEVVASGRFCVWSLITAMAPGIILWVSWVLLFKSGTVSTSEASYRLSQPTRNLLLDDDDSHLSFDEGNKEAEEMSNPNSDVYASYNMPSREPLNVGPTGQSLPEMQSSIHLEKMVNAGSKYWKPNLFNPITFPLNHGIQVADQTQSKLPIVLPQSNTLNTFMNVKPVPPRLGETSSAAQMTNLKQSHPSSSWSVSSSLQSRQPVTHGSDKTVSSVHYQTPDKGSSQSKMTIGKSQSPDFEGASNYNIGSSQMQPKPAYVHSQSSLPALNSRTEDLLRRGETSNAINRIASKPGQSSALSVVSPSLQSKQPVTSVSDKTVPPVKYLKISSSRGKIGSSPLFERASNYNAGSSHAVAQMQPKPVDSQSNLQDYTSRELIPPSQRGTSHPLQKPLQPSHISMIPPRYQSKMPVTSGSDRPVPPVKYQKLSSSQSGIGSGNYSTDTGSNLLVGLTQKKQSFVLAQSKPLDAPTNHGSFIQSLSGTDSGSKITDFKPDHSSNSWSMASSIPFEKPLVFRSDPAESLSNYQRLDTGSSQSRTNTGKSSTLFEGALNYNTDAGTSYMVDPKWNKPNLIEPHSGTQDTYANKLVSPSLDQSPSKHYIPSLFSQSPPVAPSHLEVRLPLSGGPEAVILPNNQKFQYGSNPSRGGSVEIPNLLAGHGFSNSGNRGALSALDPKPMPAELPQKYASLEPGSWYGQNNDIHGSPKADLLPQKPPKKTSLPESQSYSQSDFIAGGPSTAFASPMWDTTFQSTGAQTSKDWMFPISGVLDSWNLEFPQVNYQPQNSVAKIKKDPLNVSNQQQSAVPGKKRIIHSKNGYKRERLALSKAAYDPKYKIPPAKDTMAMNTFKMQPKYPQSAFKV from the exons ATGAAAAGAGGGAGCTGTAGGACAGAGGGACTGCATGAAGTTGTAGCCTCTGGGAGGTTTTGTGTGTGGTCTCTGATAACAGCTATGGCTCCTGGCATAATTTTGTG GGTTTCTtgggttttattgtttaaaagtgGCACTGTTTCAACCAGTG AGGCTTCCTATCGTCTTTCACAGCCTACAAGAAATCTTCTTCTTGATGATGATGACTCTCACCTGTCCTTTGATGAGGGAAATAAGGAAGCTGAGGAGATGAGTAATCCTAACTCAGATGTCTATGCCAGTTACAACATGCCCTCAAGAGAACCACTGAATGTGGGCCCAACTGGACAAAGCCTACCTGAGATGCAGAGCAGCATTCATTTAGAAAAGATGGTTAATGCTGGGTCAAAATACTGGAAGCCTAACCTTTTTAATCCAATTACATTTCCTTTAAACCATGGCATCCAGGTGGCTGATCAGACACAGTCCAAACTGCCAATTGTCCTTCCACAGTCAAATACGCTGAATACTTTTATGAATGTCAAACCTGTGCCTCCAAGACTGGGTGAAACCAGCAGTGCTGCCCAAATGACTAATTTAAAGCAAAGTCATCCTTCATCCTCTTGGTCTGTTTCATCTAGCTTGCAGTCTAGGCAACCTGTAACCCATGGTAGTGACAAAACTGTGTCATCTGTCCATTATCAGACTCCTGATAAAGGTTCCAGTCAAAGCAAGATGACTATTGGCAAGAGCCAAAGTCCGGACTTTGAGGGAGCTTCTAACTACAACATTGGATCTAGTCAGATGCAGCCCAAGCCAGCATATGTCCACTCTCAATCAAGTTTACCAGCTCTAAATTCAAGGACAGAGGACCTCCTAAGAAGAGGTGAAACCAGCAATGCCATCAACAGGATTGCCTCAAAGCCTGGCCAATCCTCTGCTTTGTCTGTGGTTTCTCCAAGCTTGCAGTCTAAACAACCTGTGACTTCTGTCAGTGACAAAACTGTGCCACCTGTCAAATACCTGAAGATCAGTTCCAGCAGAGGCAAAATTGGTTCAAGTCCACTCTTTGAGAGAGCTTCTAACTACAACGCTGGATCCAGTCATGCAGTTGCTCAGATGCAGCCCAAGCCAGTTGACTCTCAATCAAACCTACAAGATTATACAAGCAGAGAACTCATCCCTCCAAGCCAACGTGGAACAAGCCATCCCCTCCAAAAACCTCTACAGCCAAGCCACATCTCCATGATTCCTCCCAGGTACCAGTCTAAGATGCCTGTGACCTCTGGCAGTGACAGACCTGTGCCACCTGTCAAATACCAGAAACTCAGCTCCAGTCAAAGTGGAATTGGTTCAGGTAACTATAGCACAGACACTGGGTCAAATCTGTTGGTTGGTTTAACGCAGAAAAAGCAGTCTTTTGTCCTGGCCCAATCAAAGCCACTAGATGCGCCTACAAACCATGGATCATTCATTCAAAGTTTGAGTGGAACTGATTCTGGAAGCAAAATAACAGATTTTAAGCCGGACCATTCTTCAAATTCTTGGTCCATGGCTTCAAGCATTCCATTTGAAAAACCATTGGTCTTCAGAAGTGATCCAGCTGAATCACTGTCAAATTACCAAAGGCTTGACACTGGTTCCAGTCAGAGCAGAACCAATACAGGTAAAAGCTCAACTCTCTTCGAGGGAGCTCTTAACTACAACACTGATGCTGGAACCAGTTACATGGTTGATCCAAAATGGAACAAGCCAAATCTGATCGAACCCCACTCAGGGACCCAGGACACTTATGCAAACAAATTGGTGTCTCCAAGCTTGGACCAAAGTCCAAGTAAACATTACATACCAAGTCTTTTCTCCCAATCGCCACCCGTGGCACCATCTCACTTGGAAGTGAGACTACCTTTGAGTGGTGGACCAGAAGCAGTGATTTTGCCAAATAACCAGAAGTTTCAGTATGGCTCCAATCCAAGCAGAGGTGGTTCTGTTGAAATTCCAAATCTCTTAGCGGGACATGGTTTCTCTAACTCTGGCAATCGTGGAGCTTTATCTGCTCTTGACCCCAAACCCATGCCTGCTGAACTCCCTCAAAAATATGCATCCCTGGAACCAGGAAGTTGGTATGGTCAAAACAATGACATTCATGGATCACCAAAAGCGGACTTATTGCCACAGAAGCCCCCAAAGAAAACGTCTCTTCCAGAATCTCAAAGTTACAGCCAGAGTGACTTCATTGCTGGTGGGCCATCAACAGCTTTTGCCTCTCCAATGTGGGACACTACATTCCAAAGCACAGGAGCACAAACGAGTAAGGACTGGATGTTTCCCATTTCTGGTGTCCTCGACAGCTGGAACCTTGAGTTTCCACAAGTGAACTACCAGCCACAAAACTCTGTGGCCAAAATCAAGAAGGATCCCTTAAATGTTTCTAATCAACAACAAAGTGCTGTACCTGGAAAGAAGCGTATTATCCACTCAAAAAATGGCTACAAACGAGAAAGATTGGCGTTATCCAAAGCTGCTTATGATCCTAAATATAAAATCCCACCAGCTAAGGATACCATGGCAATGAACACTTTCAAAATGCAACCAAAATACCCCCAATCAGCATTTAAAGTATGA
- the LOC101160239 gene encoding uncharacterized protein LOC101160239 yields MAFGIVLWVSWISLLFRYTCVSAGNGAQYRPTHAVTNLMDDQQEDRFNSLSFDEGNLDEEASTDQPTTTFYAGFNKPSVREPLHLVPSGQRFPEYQNIPNLALFSRESNLVEPITFPLNQGNQIGLTPSKPALVKPQTNSFDAYSGPSGTGSAGMLMHFKPSHTSSLLSLLPPKVQSKQPAAPGSGEMAMTPVHYQQPNTVSSPSNSGSNEKLFGEVFNFNTGDAGSSSASDPTPQQNLPYYPSKPSQSYPSLDTGRWSSESNDVNRPSIGDWILQRKLPMRHFLNSAEPQRFGQRNSIDLGSSGYTTPWNTADEDWMFSFFPKVFDNMNVDFPHSSYQPQNSASVQMDKVSKVYQPARSLKPLKKRIVHSKNGYKRGRFVTSKTAYTPEYQMAPIKDTMVLKPIQRQPRKWPQNIKL; encoded by the exons ATGGCATTTGGTATTGTTTTGTG GGTTTCCTGGATTTCTTTGCTGTTTAGGTACACCTGTGTTTCAGCTGGAAATG GGGCCCAATATCGACCTACGCATGCTGTAACTAATCTTATGGATGATCAACAAGAGGACCGCTTTAACTCCCTGTCTTTTGATGAGGGAAACTTGGATGAAGAGGCTTCAACTGACCAGCCAACTACAACTTTCTATGCTGGCTTCAACAAACCCTCAGTAAGAGAACCACTGCACTTGGTGCCATCTGGACAAAGATTCCCTGAATATCAAAATATTCCAAACTTGGCACTATTTAGTAGAGAGTCAAATCTTGTAGAGCCAATCACATTTCCTTTAAACCAAGGCAACCAGATTGGTCTGACCCCATCCAAGCCAGCTTTGGTCAAACCTCAGACAAACTCATTTGATGCCTACAGTGGCCCCAGTGGGACTGGCTCTGCTGGGATGTTGATGCACTTTAAGCCAAGCCACACTTCCTCCCTTTTGTCACTACTTCCTCCTAAAGTTCAATCAAAGCAACCTGCAGCTCCTGGAAGTGGTGAAATGGCAATGACCCCTGTTCATTACCAACAGCCCAACACTGTCTCCAGTCCAAGCAACTCTGGTTCAAATGAGAAGTTATTTGGGGAAGTCTTCAACTTTAATACAGGTGATGCTGGATCCTCATCTGCAAGTGACCCAACACCACAGCAAAACCTTCCCTACTATCCTTCAAAACCCTCTCAAAGTTACCCATCTCTGGATACTGGTAGGTGGTCTAGTGAGAGCAATGATGTTAATAGACCATCGATTGGAGATTGGATTCTACAAAGGAAACTCCCAATGAGGCACTTTTTAAATTCAGCTGAACCTCAAAGGTTTGGTCAAAGAAACTCAATTGATCTGGGATCCTCTGGCTATACCACTCCATGGAACACTGCTGATGAAGATtggatgttttccttttttcccaaGGTTTTTGACAACATGAACGTCGACTTTCCTCACTCAAGCTACCAGCCACAAAACTCTGCCAGTGTTCAGATGGACAAGGTTTCTAAGGTCTACCAACCTGCCAGAAGCTTAAAGCCTCTAAAAAAACGGATTGTCCACTCTAAAAATGGCTACAAGAGGGGAAGGTTTGTCACGTCTAAAACTGCTTACACTCCAGAATACCAAATGGCACCAATCAAGGATACCATGGTTTTGAAGCCCATTCAAAGACAACCAAGAAAATGGCCACAGAACATCAAACTCTAA
- the LOC101160660 gene encoding uncharacterized protein LOC101160660 produces the protein MVFCLILWVSWISILSKCLYVSAGNGFPYRPAYSTTNLLMDEDDAHDSLSFDDINKGHSKSPTSVLYFSFDGQYTQPGKLPEIQSIPNVENILNGISRKWDSNLFEPITFPLKPGNPVVDLTLTKPAVVKPQGSPLDAFSGMKPAPISLVGTGSYDPLANLKPSHTSTSWSMASPGLLSKQPANPGSEEIPLSPFQYRYVSNSSSQKRIGSSTIPSLFEGASGRHTVDASSPGSGKPQPRPSMFNPSPNYVSFDTGSHFGQQNDFIGQDTVNSVLQRKLPMKNPLDSDHQSGQRNFIDAGPPTDHASTMWKTPFDGTENQVSNEWMIPFFKMVDNWNFDFPQMDFKPQKSVSSSKKSKIYQPVNSMRPQKRIINSKNAYKRGRFVLSKTTYTPDHQMQQIKDATVLRSSKRPTQSVKL, from the exons ATGGTGTTCTGTCTTATTTTGtg ggtTTCCTGGATTTCTATACTGTCAAAATGCCTCTATGTTTCAGCTGGAAATG ggtttcCATATCGGCCTGCCTATTCCACAACAAACCTCCtgatggatgaagatgatgcCCATGACTCATTAAGCTTTGATGACATAAACAAAGGGCACTCAAAGTCACCAACAtcagttttatattttagttttgatgGTCAATATACTCAACCTGGAAAACTACCGGAGATTCAAAGTATTCCAAATGTTGAGAACATTCTCAATGGTATTTCCAGAAAGTGGGATTCAAACCTCTTTGAACCAATCACATTTCCTTTAAAGCCTGGTAATCCAGTTGTTGATTTGACACTGACCAAGCCAGCTGTGGTCAAGCCTCAGGGAAGCCCATTGGATGCATTCAGTGGCATGAAGCCAGCCCCTATAAGCCTTGTTGGAACTGGATCTTATGACCCTCTGGCAAACCTTAAGCCAAGCCACACTTCAACCTCTTGGTCTATGGCTTCTCCTGGACTTCTGTCGAAGCAACCTGCAAATCCTGGCAGTGAAGAAATACCCCTGTCACCTTTTCAGTACCGCTATGTCTCTAATAGCTCCAGTCAAAAAAGGATTGGTTCAAGTACAATTCCAAGCCTGTTTGAGGGAGCGTCTGGCCGTCACACTGTGGATGCAAGCTCACCTGGAAGTGGTAAACCTCAACCTCGTCCTTCAATGTTTAACCCTTCTCCAAACTATGTGTCCTTTGACACTGGCAGCCATTTTGGTCAGCAGAATGACTTTATCGGGCAAGACACTGTGAACTCAGTTTTACAAAGGAAGCTCCCAATGAAAAATCCTTTAGATTCTGATCATCAAAGTGGCCAGCGCAACTTCATTGATGCTGGACCACCCACTGATCATGCATCTACAATGTGGAAAACTCCATTTGATGGCACAGAAAACCAAGTAAGCAACGAGTGGATGATCCCCTTCTTCAAAATGGTTGACAACTGGAACTTTGACTTTCCTCAAATGGACTTTAAGCCCCAAAAGTCCGTGAGCAGctcaaagaaaagcaaaatttaCCAACCAGTTAACAGTATGAGGCCTCAAAAACGCATCATCAACTCCAAAAATGCCTACAAAAGGGGAAGGTTTGTTTTATCCAAAACAACTTACACTCCAGATCATCAGATGCAACAAATCAAGGATGCCACAGTATTGAGGTCTTCTAAAAGACCAACACAAAGTGTCAAACTCTAA